In Deltaproteobacteria bacterium GWC2_55_46, a single window of DNA contains:
- a CDS encoding mercury(II) reductase, producing MKTYDLVILGGGSAAFAAALRATELGAVVAVCEDRVIGGTCLNRGCIPSKSLLRAAEVFYYSRSQPFRGIEIPRGKVDFAKVIDEKDALVKELRQEKYLNVLEYNKNIHYYEGRASFLSRGEVRVGDTVLKGRKFLIATGASPQAVPFKGLERVEFLNSTTALDLKELPASMIIIGGRFVAVEMAQIFSRFGTKVTILQRSTKLIPEEEEEIALALRRCLEEEGIEVHTGVKVLELYPVDGLNAVKAGIDGKAREFRGERILMATGITPNTKNLNLEAAGVEVNDRGFVKTDENMATANPDVFAAGDVVGGIELVTVAAHEGAIAAHNAIEGCCARKINYDHIPHAIFTHPNVASVGLTERRAVEKGIQVKSRTLEMRHVPKARAIRDTRGLIKIVAEEGTEKVIGVHILGPEAAEVIHQAVFIIRSGMTVREITEKIDVYPTLSEMVKLCAQSFYKDVKQLSCCAE from the coding sequence ATGAAAACATACGACCTTGTAATACTCGGCGGCGGCTCTGCCGCCTTTGCAGCCGCCCTTAGGGCGACCGAGCTCGGGGCCGTGGTCGCGGTCTGTGAGGACCGGGTAATCGGAGGGACATGCCTCAACAGGGGATGCATCCCTTCAAAGAGCCTGCTCCGTGCCGCGGAGGTCTTTTATTATTCGCGGAGCCAGCCTTTCAGAGGCATTGAAATACCCCGTGGAAAGGTGGATTTCGCAAAGGTGATAGATGAAAAGGACGCCCTTGTAAAGGAGCTAAGGCAGGAAAAGTACCTCAACGTGCTCGAATATAATAAGAATATACATTACTACGAGGGAAGAGCGTCTTTTTTGTCCAGGGGCGAGGTGCGGGTTGGGGATACCGTTCTTAAAGGAAGGAAGTTCCTGATAGCGACCGGGGCCTCTCCGCAGGCCGTCCCGTTCAAGGGGTTAGAGCGAGTGGAATTTCTTAACTCCACAACGGCCCTCGATTTAAAGGAGCTTCCCGCCTCCATGATAATCATTGGAGGAAGGTTCGTCGCGGTCGAGATGGCCCAGATATTCTCCAGGTTCGGCACAAAGGTCACGATACTGCAGCGGAGCACCAAATTGATACCGGAGGAAGAAGAGGAGATTGCCCTCGCCCTGAGGCGCTGCCTTGAGGAAGAAGGCATAGAAGTGCATACGGGAGTAAAGGTCCTCGAACTCTATCCCGTGGACGGATTGAACGCGGTAAAGGCCGGGATAGACGGCAAAGCCAGGGAGTTCAGAGGCGAGAGGATACTCATGGCTACAGGCATAACGCCAAATACCAAAAACCTTAATCTGGAAGCCGCTGGCGTTGAGGTCAATGACAGGGGCTTTGTTAAAACCGATGAAAACATGGCAACTGCCAACCCCGATGTCTTCGCTGCTGGAGACGTCGTCGGGGGGATCGAACTGGTTACCGTTGCTGCGCATGAAGGCGCCATAGCCGCCCATAACGCCATAGAAGGGTGCTGCGCCAGAAAGATCAATTACGATCATATCCCGCACGCTATATTTACCCATCCGAACGTCGCGAGCGTGGGCCTAACCGAAAGGAGGGCCGTGGAGAAGGGCATTCAGGTGAAATCAAGGACCCTGGAGATGCGCCATGTCCCGAAGGCAAGGGCAATAAGGGATACGCGCGGACTTATTAAAATCGTCGCCGAAGAGGGTACGGAAAAGGTCATAGGCGTACACATACTCGGCCCTGAAGCGGCAGAGGTCATCCACCAGGCCGTTTTCATCATCAGGAGCGGGATGACCGTGAGGGAGATCACCGAAAAGATAGACGTATATCCCACCCTTTCAGAGATGGTAAAGCTCTGCGCGCAGAGTTTTTATAAGGACGTTAAGCAACTTTCCTGCTGCGCCGAGTGA